In Nocardioides sp. JS614, the sequence CTGCCTCATGAGCGAGGACCCCTTCGTCGCTCACCGCAGCCTGCTGTTCACCGTCGCCTACGAGATGCTCGGGTCGGTCGCCGACGCCGAGGACGTGGTGCAGGAGACCTGGCTGCGCTGGGCAGCCCTGCCCGCCGCCGACCGTGGTGAGGTCCGAGATCCCCGTGCCTACCTCGTGCGGATCGTCACCCGGCTCTCCCTCAACCGGCTGCGTACGCTCACCCGGCTGCGGGAGGAGTACGTCGGCGAGTGGCTCCCCGAGCCGCTGCTCACCAGCCCCGACGTCGCCGAGGACGTCGAGCTCGCGGAGAGCGTGTCGATCGCCATGCTCGCGGTCCTCGAGACACTGCTGCCGACCGAGCGTGCGGTCTTCGTGCTCCGGGAGGTCTTCGACGTGCCCTACGACGAGATCGCGGCGGCGTTGGACAAGTCCTCCGCTGCGGTGCGCCAGATCGCGTCCCGGGCCCGCAAGTACGTGGCGGCCCGCCGGCCCCGGACCTCGGTGAGCCGTGCGGAGCAGGAGCGGGTGGTCGAGCGGTTCCTCGCCGCCCTGACGACCGGCGACGTCGTGGGACTGCTCGACGTGCTCGCTCCGGACGTGCTCCTCGTGGGCGACGGCGGCGGCCTGGTCCCGACCGTCCCGAGTCCCGTGCGCGGGGCGGCCCGGCTCGCCCCGGTGATGGCCCGCTTCGCCGAGCTCGCGCCCGGCACGACGGCCGTCATCGTCGACCTCAACGGCGGCATCGCGGCGCGCATCGATCCCGGCGGCCAGAACGACACGGCCGTCTCGTTCGTCATCGAGGGCCACCGGATCGCGCAGATCTACGCGATCCGCAACCCCCACAAGCTCCAGCGCCTGGCAGAGGTGGCCGAGCTCCGACGGTGAGACCGGGCCGTGCCGTCCGGGCCGACGACCCCGGGGACCGACGCCTAAGCCGCTCCCGCCTCGTGCGGTCGCTCCGCGACCAGGGCGGCGTCGGTGATGGTCACCCCCGGACCCGTGACGACGGCGAAGAACACCGTCTGCCCCAGCACGACCTCGACCTCGGCCGGCTCGGGCCGGCCGTCGCTGATCAGGACGAGCGTCCCCTCGCCCAGGCGGGACTGCCAGGCGCGCAGCTCCTCCGCGTTGCGCGGCCTGGGGTCCTTGACCCGGACCACCCCGCGCAGGCCCGAGCCGTTCGCGTCGACGTACTCGTGCTCCCCCGGCGTCGTGAAGACGTGGGTGTAGCCGCACTCGTTGGTCAGGACGCTGCTGCCGAAGAACTCCTTCTGGCCGGCCACGGCGAACGGCCGGGCGGCCGCGTCGGGTGAGTTCCACACCACCATGTCGCCGGCCTCGACCGTCACGCGCTCCTGGTCGGGCACGAACCGGCCCGGGTCGACGGTGCGCTCGTCGCAGCAGTCGCCGTGGCGCTCCTTGACGAAGGACACGGTGACGGTCGTCTGGTGCATGTCGCGCTCCCGTTTCGAGGACGGCTCGCCGACCTCGACGACGTACGGGAAGTCGCCGCCGGCACCGGCGCCGCCGGCCGGGACCAGGGCGTAGGGGTAGGTGCCCGGCCTCATGAAGCGCTGGCCGTAGCAGTCGATGTTGCGCAGCGCGCGGCTGTCCAGGTACTCGGTCATGACAGTGCTCCTCAGGGCTGGATGTCGGCGAGGACGACCAGCTCGTCCTCGGGCGGGTTGTTCTGGACCTCGGCGCCGAGGCTCGTGACCGTCACGAACACGGCGGGGTCGAAGGGCCCGGAGGCGGGCAGCACCTCGAAGTGGGCGGGGACCTCGGTGATCGGGAACCGGGTGCCCGACACGAAGGGCGTGATGAGCGGCCCCAACAGTCCGGTCAGCCCGGCGATGCCGATCGCGGCGACGACGGCGCCGACGAGGACCGCCAGGAACGGCCCGATCAGCGGCACCCAGGCGACGGCCGCCGAGACCGCCAGGCCGATGGCGGCCAGGAGGGCGGCGGTCGACGCGCCGAACTGCAGGCTCGGCACGCCCTGGACGATGCCCTCCACCGTCCAGGCACCGGCGACGAGGCTCAGCGCCACGCCGAGGTCGACGGTGGTCAACACGTAGTCGCCGAAGGACACCGGCACCGTCACCGTCGGCCAGACGATGTCGATCTTCGGCGTGCACACGTCCCCGACGCAGGGGATGTGGACGCACACCTGCGGGATGTGGATGTCGGGGATGAAGTCCCCGATGTCGAGCTGGAAGCTCAGGTCGACGTGCCAGTCCAGTCTGAGGTCGGCGATCTCGACGGTGGCCGGGGCGATCAGGTCGACGGTCCCGTTGGACAGCGTCCCGGTCACGGCGTACGACACGGTGAACGGGCCGAGCGAGGAGGACCCGCTCGTGGACTGCGGCCCGAGCGCGGCGACCTCGGTGTCGAACAGCTGCTGGGCCGCGCCCTCGTCGATGGCGGCGATGATCTCTGACATGACTACCTCCTAGAAGTCGCCGCGGGCGAGGACCCGGTTGACGTCGATCAGGGGCCCCTGGGTCGGGGTCAGGGTGAACGCGCCCAGCTCGAGCGCGGTGACGGGGAGCGACAGGGTGGCGAGCACCGAGCGCAGCACCATCGTGAGCAGGCACTCGATCACCGACTCGAGCGCGTTGGGCTCGATGTCGACGATCTCGACCGAGTCGAGGGCGAACCCGATGGCCTGCTGCCCACCCGCCCAGGTGCTCACCAGGTGCCCGACGGCGAAGACGTCGAGCACGCAGCAGGTCGGATTGCGCGCCTTGCCCCAGTCGTCGCGGTCGTCGGGCCACAGCGGGTCGTCGCGGTCGTCGCGGTGGTCCGGGTCCTTGGGGTCGTGCTCGGGGTGGTCGTGGCCCTTCGGGTCCTCCCCCGGCGGCTCGTTGCGGCCGCGGGAGGCGCAGTCGACACACAGCCGGACCCTGGTCGACAGGCTGAACTGACCGGCCCCGAGGCTCAGCTCGGGCGGCAGCGCCACGTCCTGCTTGAACAGGTCCAGCACGGGGGTGCTCAGCCGTACCGACCACTGCAGCCCCGGGGACCCCGGGAACGGGATCGGGGCCATCTGGGTGGCCGAGACGCTGGAAGCGGGCACGAAGGCCGGCGATCCGTAGTCGAGCAGGTGTGGCCTGGTGGTGCACACCGCGGTGATGAGGTCGTTGAGCGCCGACTCCTCGACGGCGACGAAGACCTCGCTGGTTTCGGTGAGACTCATGGTTGTCCTCCCGGATCATCGGCCCTCCTGGGACGGGCCGTTGCTACCAGGAGTCACCGGGCGCGTCGGTGATACCGGATCCCCGTCGACCGGGAAGCGCATCCGCCTGGACAGCGCCGCGTCCGACTCGGCATCGAGGCGGCGGTGCAGCCGGTCGTCGATCGTGCGATCCAGCCGCCGGGCCGGCCTGGCTCGGGGCCACCTCGATCCGCTACGCCGGGCCGACCACCGCGAGGATCTCGGGCCGGGCGAAGACCTCGGCCGCGATCGACTGGACCTCTTCGAGCGTGACGCCGTCGATGCGGGCGA encodes:
- a CDS encoding cupredoxin domain-containing protein — its product is MTEYLDSRALRNIDCYGQRFMRPGTYPYALVPAGGAGAGGDFPYVVEVGEPSSKRERDMHQTTVTVSFVKERHGDCCDERTVDPGRFVPDQERVTVEAGDMVVWNSPDAAARPFAVAGQKEFFGSSVLTNECGYTHVFTTPGEHEYVDANGSGLRGVVRVKDPRPRNAEELRAWQSRLGEGTLVLISDGRPEPAEVEVVLGQTVFFAVVTGPGVTITDAALVAERPHEAGAA
- a CDS encoding RNA polymerase sigma-70 factor — encoded protein: MSEDPFVAHRSLLFTVAYEMLGSVADAEDVVQETWLRWAALPAADRGEVRDPRAYLVRIVTRLSLNRLRTLTRLREEYVGEWLPEPLLTSPDVAEDVELAESVSIAMLAVLETLLPTERAVFVLREVFDVPYDEIAAALDKSSAAVRQIASRARKYVAARRPRTSVSRAEQERVVERFLAALTTGDVVGLLDVLAPDVLLVGDGGGLVPTVPSPVRGAARLAPVMARFAELAPGTTAVIVDLNGGIAARIDPGGQNDTAVSFVIEGHRIAQIYAIRNPHKLQRLAEVAELRR